From the genome of Flavobacterium luteolum, one region includes:
- a CDS encoding DUF6377 domain-containing protein: MKNLFLSLFTVLISFPLFASESTDVILKELNEAIKNKQHYVKIKEERIANFKKIKSENLTKEQEYNYNKTLYLEYQKLNSDSAIQYVKKNLKIAEELQNKELFNLAQLELVTLYSSSGKYRESEAILKSINKKSLPASLLPNYFISYREFFEHYAANSYSPEYRKQIGKYRDSLLSILNPNTLDFQINRIQQDIFIDKKYNDPKKQLLALLNKTKEESPQYAMITYLLGKIAEATHDLEYRKKYYALSATSDIKNANKDNASLQELALVFYEIGDVDMAYKLTQSAIEDALYCNVQFRTLLMSEVYSIINTVYLEREAQRKSELQIYLLCISLLSLFLIVAVIYVYIQMKKVSRIRSELYETSQKLAELNKDITETNSQLQESNLQLSESNLVKEEYIAHFFSLCSTYINKLENYRIILNKKATAKQFDEIYKILKSTTLVDNELEELYKNFDIIFLNLYPTFVKDFNALLIPEEQIVLKQNELLNTELRIFALIRLGITDSVKIAAFLRYSLSTIYNYRTRARNKAAVSRNDFEEKVMKIGSKTLKV, encoded by the coding sequence TTGAAAAATCTATTTCTTTCCCTTTTTACAGTTCTTATTAGCTTTCCTCTTTTTGCATCGGAGAGCACAGATGTTATTTTAAAAGAGCTAAACGAAGCAATCAAAAATAAACAGCATTACGTAAAAATTAAAGAAGAACGAATTGCGAACTTCAAGAAAATTAAATCTGAGAATCTTACCAAAGAACAGGAGTATAATTACAACAAAACGCTTTATTTAGAATATCAGAAACTAAACTCAGATTCAGCTATTCAATACGTAAAAAAGAACCTCAAAATTGCAGAAGAACTTCAAAATAAAGAGCTTTTCAATTTGGCCCAATTGGAATTGGTAACGCTTTATTCCTCTTCTGGAAAATACCGTGAATCTGAAGCCATTTTAAAGAGTATTAATAAAAAAAGCCTTCCTGCTTCTTTACTCCCAAATTATTTTATTTCGTATCGTGAGTTTTTCGAGCATTACGCTGCAAATAGTTACAGTCCTGAATATAGAAAACAGATAGGAAAATATAGAGATTCATTATTAAGTATTCTAAATCCGAATACATTGGATTTTCAAATTAATAGAATTCAGCAGGATATTTTTATTGATAAAAAATACAATGATCCCAAAAAGCAATTATTGGCTTTATTGAATAAAACAAAAGAAGAAAGTCCGCAATATGCAATGATTACGTATTTATTAGGGAAAATTGCAGAAGCCACACATGATTTAGAATACAGAAAGAAATACTACGCGCTTTCGGCCACTTCAGATATTAAAAATGCCAATAAAGACAATGCTTCCTTGCAGGAACTGGCTTTGGTTTTTTACGAAATAGGAGATGTTGATATGGCCTACAAACTCACGCAATCTGCCATTGAAGACGCGCTTTATTGCAATGTTCAGTTCAGGACTTTGCTCATGTCTGAAGTATATTCGATTATCAATACCGTATATTTAGAACGTGAAGCGCAGAGAAAAAGCGAATTACAGATTTACTTGCTTTGCATTAGTCTGCTTTCTTTGTTTTTGATCGTTGCGGTTATTTACGTGTATATACAGATGAAAAAGGTTTCCAGAATTCGATCAGAACTTTATGAAACCAGTCAGAAATTAGCCGAATTAAACAAAGATATTACCGAAACAAACAGTCAGTTGCAGGAAAGTAATCTGCAATTGTCTGAATCTAATTTGGTAAAAGAAGAATATATAGCACATTTCTTTAGCCTTTGTTCGACTTACATCAATAAATTGGAAAATTACCGTATCATATTAAACAAGAAAGCAACGGCAAAACAATTTGATGAAATTTACAAAATTCTAAAGTCAACTACTTTGGTTGATAATGAATTAGAGGAATTGTATAAGAACTTCGATATTATCTTTTTAAACTTATATCCAACATTTGTCAAAGATTTCAATGCTTTATTAATACCAGAAGAACAGATTGTTCTCAAGCAAAATGAATTGCTAAATACCGAGCTTCGAATTTTTGCTTTAATCAGATTAGGAATTACTGATAGTGTTAAAATAGCGGCATTTTTACGTTATTCTTTAAGCACAATTTACAACTATCGCACAAGAGCTCGAAATAAGGCTGCAGTTTCGCGAAATGATTTCGAAGAAAAGGTCATGAAAATAGGTTCAAAGACTTTGAAAGTGTAA
- a CDS encoding 5-carboxymethyl-2-hydroxymuconate Delta-isomerase, protein MPHFIIDCSENVLRRLAADEIIQGVFDAALSIDLFTASEIKVRINPFTNYNNGNTLDDFIHVFSYIMEGRNDEQKGNLSKVIVTKLNALLPEVSVISMNVQEFEKSNYFNKTMI, encoded by the coding sequence ATGCCACACTTTATAATTGACTGTTCAGAAAATGTGCTGCGCCGACTAGCTGCAGACGAAATAATACAGGGAGTTTTTGATGCCGCTTTATCAATTGATCTTTTTACTGCTTCGGAAATTAAAGTTCGTATTAATCCTTTTACAAATTATAACAACGGAAATACCTTAGATGATTTCATCCATGTTTTCAGCTATATTATGGAAGGACGAAATGATGAACAAAAAGGTAACCTATCAAAAGTAATTGTTACAAAATTGAATGCTCTGCTTCCAGAAGTTTCTGTAATTTCTATGAATGTCCAAGAATTTGAAAAGTCAAACTATTTTAATAAAACAATGATATAA
- a CDS encoding acyl-CoA dehydrogenase — MKISKLQAFTPLFYLVWSDDLLTQKEFTTLQGFINSLNVLSQEEKEYLLSKVDISNPPSRNELTQWKSDIEKSIQDKSSVKSIFDIAKALSGTDLDLTPIESDFKKLENDLGILGEEALQNFKTKAGSFTADSHTNASFDIQKITQILDGKEATIIKRVKSVISRPEFAYETSTDINVFRQTVYKWCKILADENLGSMAYPKEYGGGGNVEDYFAIMETLSYHDLSLVIKFGVQFGLWGMSVQSLGTEKHYAKYLKDIGSLKLPGCFAMTETHHGSNVKGLETTATYNHSDQTFTIHTPNKNAQKEYIGNAAVHGQKATVFAKLIIDDHDYGVNAFVVPLRDPNGNVVNGVTIGDCGHKMGLNGVDNGTISFDNVVIPKEDMLDRFASVNEKGEFESPIPSDNRRFFTMLGTLVGGRIGIPRSALAAAKSGLTIAIRYSDQRRQFGPEGGSEVPILNYRMHQRRLLPPLAKTYAVHFALQYLTNRFLNRTEAEMQEIEALAAGMKSYSTWSTRDILQECREACGGKGYLSENRIDALKNDTEIYTTFEGDNTVLMQLVAKNRLAEFRKSFGEMGSLGIINYVYENAKTAIAEKNPIATRRTDDEHLLDSEFHLQAFVHREKTILASAARRIKKLIDGGLEPYDAFNVVQHQMIDVAQAYLERIVLEQFQLAIKAVEDEPSKAILTKLNQLYALSTIEKNKAWYLEDGYMEAVKTKAVRKIVNQLCWDIRPDAVALVNAFDIPESCLAAPIAV; from the coding sequence ATGAAAATATCCAAACTTCAAGCCTTTACTCCGTTATTTTATTTAGTGTGGTCAGATGATTTACTGACGCAAAAAGAGTTTACAACTTTACAAGGATTTATAAATTCTCTAAATGTATTATCTCAAGAAGAAAAAGAATATTTACTTTCTAAAGTAGATATTTCAAATCCGCCTTCGCGAAATGAACTCACACAATGGAAATCGGATATTGAAAAAAGCATTCAAGATAAATCTTCAGTTAAGTCCATTTTTGATATTGCAAAAGCACTTTCAGGAACCGATTTAGATTTAACTCCAATAGAATCTGATTTCAAAAAACTGGAAAATGATTTAGGAATTTTGGGTGAAGAAGCGCTGCAAAACTTTAAAACCAAAGCAGGCTCTTTTACTGCCGATTCTCATACTAATGCTAGTTTTGATATTCAGAAAATCACTCAGATTTTAGACGGAAAAGAAGCCACAATAATCAAAAGAGTAAAATCGGTGATTTCAAGACCCGAATTTGCGTATGAAACTTCTACCGATATTAACGTTTTCAGACAAACCGTTTACAAATGGTGTAAAATTCTGGCCGATGAAAACCTCGGAAGTATGGCATATCCGAAGGAATACGGAGGAGGGGGAAATGTAGAAGATTATTTTGCGATTATGGAAACGCTGAGCTATCACGATTTAAGTCTGGTAATTAAATTTGGTGTTCAGTTTGGACTTTGGGGAATGAGCGTTCAGTCTCTTGGAACTGAAAAACATTATGCTAAATATTTAAAAGATATTGGCTCGCTGAAACTTCCTGGCTGTTTTGCTATGACCGAAACACATCACGGATCGAACGTAAAAGGTTTAGAAACTACAGCAACTTACAATCATAGCGATCAGACTTTTACTATTCACACACCAAATAAAAATGCGCAAAAAGAATATATTGGCAACGCAGCTGTTCACGGACAAAAAGCAACTGTTTTTGCGAAATTAATTATTGACGATCACGATTATGGTGTTAATGCGTTTGTGGTTCCGTTACGCGATCCAAATGGAAATGTCGTAAATGGCGTAACAATTGGCGATTGTGGTCATAAAATGGGATTAAATGGCGTAGATAATGGAACGATTAGTTTCGATAATGTAGTAATTCCGAAAGAAGATATGCTTGATCGTTTTGCTTCTGTGAATGAGAAAGGCGAATTTGAAAGTCCGATTCCGAGTGATAATCGTAGATTTTTTACCATGTTAGGCACTTTGGTAGGAGGTAGAATCGGGATTCCGCGTTCAGCTTTAGCAGCAGCAAAATCTGGATTGACAATTGCCATTCGTTACAGCGATCAAAGAAGACAATTTGGACCAGAAGGCGGATCTGAAGTTCCGATCTTAAATTATAGAATGCATCAACGCAGATTGTTGCCGCCTTTGGCTAAAACATATGCGGTTCATTTTGCATTACAATATCTAACCAACAGATTTTTAAATAGAACGGAAGCTGAAATGCAAGAAATTGAAGCTTTGGCTGCGGGAATGAAATCGTATTCAACTTGGAGCACGAGAGATATTTTGCAGGAATGCCGTGAGGCGTGTGGAGGAAAAGGATATTTATCTGAAAACCGAATCGATGCACTTAAAAATGACACGGAAATCTATACCACTTTTGAAGGCGATAATACGGTTTTGATGCAATTAGTGGCTAAAAATCGTTTGGCAGAATTCAGAAAATCGTTTGGAGAAATGGGTTCGCTTGGAATCATTAATTACGTATATGAAAATGCAAAAACAGCTATTGCTGAGAAAAATCCAATTGCAACCAGAAGAACAGATGATGAGCATTTGTTAGATAGTGAATTTCATCTTCAGGCATTTGTTCACAGAGAAAAGACAATCTTGGCTTCTGCAGCGCGACGCATCAAGAAATTGATTGATGGCGGACTAGAGCCTTATGATGCATTTAATGTCGTTCAGCATCAAATGATTGATGTTGCACAGGCGTATCTAGAAAGAATAGTTCTAGAACAATTTCAGCTTGCAATAAAAGCGGTTGAAGATGAACCATCAAAAGCAATTTTGACGAAACTGAATCAGCTGTACGCACTTTCTACAATCGAAAAAAATAAAGCTTGGTATTTGGAAGACGGTTATATGGAAGCAGTTAAAACCAAAGCAGTCCGTAAAATTGTAAATCAGCTTTGCTGGGATATTCGTCCTGATGCTGTAGCTCTGGTAAATGCTTTTGATATTCCAGAAAGCTGTTTGGCAGCGCCAATTGCGGTTTAA